Below is a genomic region from Microbacterium galbinum.
AGGGCGTCGACTCGGTGCTCCTGATCTCGGGTTCCGAGGTCGGTCGCCGCACCGCGCAGCACCAGGCCGTCATCGACGCGGCGAAGGCGGCCGGAGTCGGCAAGCTCGTCTACACGAGTGCTCCGAAGGCCCCGACGAGCGATCTCGTGCTCGCCCCCGAGCACAAGGCGACCGAGGAGCTCATCGCCGCGTCCGGCATCCCCGCCGTGATCCTGCGGAACAACTGGTACACCGAGAACTACGCCGGTAACATCGCGCAGGCCCGCGAGACCGGCGTCCTGGCGGCCAGCGTCGGCGATGGCCGCGTGGCCTCGGCGAGCCGCAAGGACTTCGCGGATGCCGCGGCGGTCGTGCTGCTCGAAGATGGCCACCTCGGCCAGGCGTACGAGCTCGGCGGCGACGTCGCATGGACCTACGACGAGCTCGCCGCCGCGATCGCCGAGGTCATCGGCAGCCCCGTCGAGTACCGCGCGCTGACCGCCGAGGAGCACGCCGCCGCTCTCGAGTCCGCGGGTCTCGACGCCGGAACCGTCGGCTTCGTCACCGCGCTCGACGCCGGCATCCGCGACGGCGCACTGGCCGACACCGACGGCACGCTCGCGCGTCTGATCGGCCGCCCGACCACTCCTCTCGTGGAGGGTCTCCGCCCGCTGGCGTGACCTCGACGGCATCTCCGTCGCAGAAGGCCCGGTGTCCCTCGCGGATTCCGGGCTTTTCTGCGCCCGGGCGCGGGCGGGCCGCTAGTCTCACGAGTATGAGCATCGATGCACAGGCCGCCCTCGACGCGATCACCGCCGAGGAGCGGGAGTTGGATGTCGATCGTTTCACCGTGACGGATGCCTGGGAGGTGGGCGCCTGGCTGCGCGCGCGTGCCGTCGCCGACGCGTTGCCGATCGTCGTGTCGGTGGTCCTCGGGGGCCAACGCGCCTTCCACATGGCGGCGCCGGGCACGAGCGCCCTCAACGACGCCTGGCTGGAGCGGAAGTTCCGCGTCGTCGAGCACTTCGGCCGCTCTTCTCTGGGCGTGCACTACGACTTCCTCTCCCGGGGCGAGGACTTCGAGCGCTCATCCCGTCTCGACCCCGCGCTGTAC
It encodes:
- a CDS encoding heme-degrading domain-containing protein, which produces MSIDAQAALDAITAEERELDVDRFTVTDAWEVGAWLRARAVADALPIVVSVVLGGQRAFHMAAPGTSALNDAWLERKFRVVEHFGRSSLGVHYDFLSRGEDFERSSRLDPALYAAAGGGFPIRIGGTLAGAIGVSGLEMHADHALVVEALRAHLSR
- a CDS encoding SDR family oxidoreductase, with protein sequence MTILVTGATGQLGRLVIDSLLERGAEPSSIVAGVRDLTKASDIAARGVRTAVVDYDRADTIAAALEGVDSVLLISGSEVGRRTAQHQAVIDAAKAAGVGKLVYTSAPKAPTSDLVLAPEHKATEELIAASGIPAVILRNNWYTENYAGNIAQARETGVLAASVGDGRVASASRKDFADAAAVVLLEDGHLGQAYELGGDVAWTYDELAAAIAEVIGSPVEYRALTAEEHAAALESAGLDAGTVGFVTALDAGIRDGALADTDGTLARLIGRPTTPLVEGLRPLA